From Prionailurus viverrinus isolate Anna chromosome B2, UM_Priviv_1.0, whole genome shotgun sequence, the proteins below share one genomic window:
- the LOC125166779 gene encoding uncharacterized protein LOC125166779 isoform X2 — MLPCPPRSQPRSDGSVSAREVAAGSAGGFPRAGEDDFRLKVRPLPPQRRGRCGDGTARPSRVGRLHPGPGEPGFSPRPGSGRLPRLRAFEETRRASSRGRDGPSPRRFYPNRGRASPDTGAVCGTCKPLKAPTGFLLHPLRFPSEFCGVRTFSGTFSFFLPRSLLPATEAQTLCGPPGTERSVTSTADPRQQERHAAPSCRKRVTRPLHLCVGHLDSRMLSREIARVEPRLQKKIVEMRDLARAPQFCQAKPDSGRLFLAGLAARFLALIQSANFKPVTLFLDCTRRAETYIFMSRGSPVFRPQD; from the exons ATGCTCCCGTGTCCGCCGCGGTCCCAGCCCCGCTCGGACGGCAGCGTGTCCGCCCGGGAGGTGGCCGCGGGGTCCGCAGGGGGCTTCCCCCGAGCCGGGGAAGACG ACTTCCGGCTGAAAGTCCGCCCCCTCCCGCCTCAACGGCGCGGCCGCTGCGGTGACGGAACAGCGCGTCCTTCCCGAGTCGGGAGACTTCACCCGGGCCCCGGGGAGCCGGGCTTCTCACCGAGACCGGGATCGGGCCG GCTGCCAAGGCTGCGGGCGTTTGAAGAAACCCGACGGGCCAGCTCCCGGGGCAGAGACGGGCCCTCTCCGAGGCGATTTTACCCAAACCGGGGCCGCGCTTCCCCCGATACAGGCGCGGTGTGTGGCACCTGCAAACCCCTGAAGGCGCCGACTGGTTTCCTCCTTCACCCCCTTCGCTTCCCTTCCGAATTCTGCGGGGTGCGCACCTTCTCGGGCACATTCTCGTTCTTTCTGCCCCGTTCCCTCTTGCCTGCCACAGAAGCGCAGACCCTGTGTGGACCGCCCGGGACAGAACGTTCCGTCACTTCTACGGCTGACCCCCGCCAGCAGGAACGGCACGCGGCCCCCTCCTGCCGGAAGAGGGTCACGCGGCCTCTGCACCTGTGCGTGGGTCACTTGGACTCCCGAATGCTCTCCCGGGAAATTGCAAGGGTCGAACCAAGACTTCAAAAAAAGATCGTGGAAATGCGGGACTTGGCCCGCGCTCCTCAATTCTGTCAAGCGAAGCCAGACTCCGGGCGCCTGTTCTTAGCTGGACTGGCCGCCCGTTTTTTGGCTTTGATTCAAAGTGCTAATTTCAAGCCTGTGACACTATTTCTGGACTGCACTAGAAGGGCTGAAACTTACATTTTTATGTCTAGAGGGAGCCCAGTTTTTCGCCCTCAGGATTGA
- the LOC125166779 gene encoding uncharacterized protein LOC125166779 isoform X1 — translation MLPCPPRSQPRSDGSVSAREVAAGSAGGFPRAGEDDFRLKVRPLPPQRRGRCGDGTARPSRVGRLHPGPGEPGFSPRPGSGRPLYRLPRLRAFEETRRASSRGRDGPSPRRFYPNRGRASPDTGAVCGTCKPLKAPTGFLLHPLRFPSEFCGVRTFSGTFSFFLPRSLLPATEAQTLCGPPGTERSVTSTADPRQQERHAAPSCRKRVTRPLHLCVGHLDSRMLSREIARVEPRLQKKIVEMRDLARAPQFCQAKPDSGRLFLAGLAARFLALIQSANFKPVTLFLDCTRRAETYIFMSRGSPVFRPQD, via the exons ATGCTCCCGTGTCCGCCGCGGTCCCAGCCCCGCTCGGACGGCAGCGTGTCCGCCCGGGAGGTGGCCGCGGGGTCCGCAGGGGGCTTCCCCCGAGCCGGGGAAGACG ACTTCCGGCTGAAAGTCCGCCCCCTCCCGCCTCAACGGCGCGGCCGCTGCGGTGACGGAACAGCGCGTCCTTCCCGAGTCGGGAGACTTCACCCGGGCCCCGGGGAGCCGGGCTTCTCACCGAGACCGGGATCGGGCCG GCCCCTCTACAGGCTGCCAAGGCTGCGGGCGTTTGAAGAAACCCGACGGGCCAGCTCCCGGGGCAGAGACGGGCCCTCTCCGAGGCGATTTTACCCAAACCGGGGCCGCGCTTCCCCCGATACAGGCGCGGTGTGTGGCACCTGCAAACCCCTGAAGGCGCCGACTGGTTTCCTCCTTCACCCCCTTCGCTTCCCTTCCGAATTCTGCGGGGTGCGCACCTTCTCGGGCACATTCTCGTTCTTTCTGCCCCGTTCCCTCTTGCCTGCCACAGAAGCGCAGACCCTGTGTGGACCGCCCGGGACAGAACGTTCCGTCACTTCTACGGCTGACCCCCGCCAGCAGGAACGGCACGCGGCCCCCTCCTGCCGGAAGAGGGTCACGCGGCCTCTGCACCTGTGCGTGGGTCACTTGGACTCCCGAATGCTCTCCCGGGAAATTGCAAGGGTCGAACCAAGACTTCAAAAAAAGATCGTGGAAATGCGGGACTTGGCCCGCGCTCCTCAATTCTGTCAAGCGAAGCCAGACTCCGGGCGCCTGTTCTTAGCTGGACTGGCCGCCCGTTTTTTGGCTTTGATTCAAAGTGCTAATTTCAAGCCTGTGACACTATTTCTGGACTGCACTAGAAGGGCTGAAACTTACATTTTTATGTCTAGAGGGAGCCCAGTTTTTCGCCCTCAGGATTGA